In Haloplasma contractile SSD-17B, the following are encoded in one genomic region:
- a CDS encoding ferredoxin, with product MKAYVDKETCIGCALCPTISPDIFSMEDDGKAVAIDDQIPEDVVADAQDAEEQCPVAAITVD from the coding sequence ATGAAAGCTTATGTAGATAAGGAAACGTGTATAGGATGTGCATTATGTCCAACTATTAGCCCCGACATTTTCAGTATGGAGGATGACGGTAAAGCTGTAGCAATTGATGATCAAATACCTGAGGATGTTGTGGCTGACGCTCAAGATGCGGAGGAGCAATGCCCTGTTGCAGCTATAACAGTTGACTAA
- the upp gene encoding uracil phosphoribosyltransferase, producing MNDDLVLVMDHPLITHKLTQIRKQETGTNEFRKIVNEIAGLMVYEITRDLELEEIEIDTPVEKTKAGQLAGEKLVVCPILRAGLGMVDGILQLMPSARIGHIGLYRDEETLQPVEYFAKFPSKLDERLVIVVDPMLATGGSAIAAIDLVKKRGVKNIKFVCLVAAPEGVRALRKAHSDVPIITAGLDEKLNDKGYIVPGLGDAGDRIFGTK from the coding sequence ATGAATGATGACTTGGTTTTAGTTATGGATCATCCATTAATCACACACAAATTAACACAAATTCGAAAGCAAGAAACAGGAACAAATGAATTTCGAAAGATTGTGAATGAGATTGCTGGATTAATGGTTTATGAAATAACTCGTGACTTGGAACTTGAAGAGATTGAAATCGACACACCAGTAGAAAAGACAAAAGCTGGGCAATTAGCTGGTGAAAAACTAGTTGTATGTCCAATACTTAGAGCAGGATTAGGAATGGTTGATGGAATCTTACAGTTAATGCCGTCTGCACGAATCGGTCATATAGGACTTTATCGAGATGAAGAAACACTACAACCTGTTGAATATTTTGCAAAATTTCCTAGCAAATTAGATGAGCGATTAGTAATCGTTGTTGACCCTATGTTAGCAACTGGTGGATCTGCAATCGCAGCTATTGACTTAGTTAAAAAACGTGGTGTGAAAAACATTAAATTTGTATGTTTAGTTGCAGCGCCTGAAGGTGTTCGTGCACTAAGGAAAGCACACAGTGATGTACCAATCATTACCGCTGGACTTGATGAAAAGTTAAATGATAAAGGGTACATTGTTCCTGGACTCGGAGATGCAGG
- a CDS encoding serine hydroxymethyltransferase: MKKLQRSIDAELMSAMEKETKRQENNLEMIASENFVSTAVLEAQGSILTNKYAEGYPSKRYYGGCEYVDIVEDLARERLKELFGAEHVNVQPHSGSQANMGVYMTILESNDKVLGMDLAHGGHLTHGHPLNFSGKDYEFISYGVDKETEQIDYEEVRRIAIEHKPKLIVAGASAYPREIDFKKFREIADEISAYLMVDMAHIAGLVAAGLHNNPVPYADFVTSTTHKTLRGPRGGIILCKKEYAKALDRSVFPGMQGGPLMHVIAGKAAAFYEALQPEFKTYMKAVSENASRLAEKLADKGFRIISGGTDNHMILVDVKTSLSVTGKEAEALLDHVGITSNKNMIPFDEEKPFVTSGIRLGTPAITTRGLQLEDMDTIAEIIYETIKYKDDQEKLASLGARVTDLTSKYPLY, encoded by the coding sequence ATGAAAAAATTGCAAAGAAGTATTGATGCTGAATTAATGTCAGCTATGGAAAAGGAAACAAAAAGACAAGAAAATAATTTAGAAATGATTGCTTCAGAAAACTTTGTATCAACAGCAGTATTAGAGGCACAGGGTTCAATTTTAACAAATAAATATGCAGAAGGTTATCCAAGTAAACGTTACTATGGTGGATGTGAATACGTTGATATCGTTGAGGACTTAGCTAGAGAACGATTAAAAGAATTATTTGGCGCTGAACATGTAAATGTTCAACCACATTCAGGATCACAGGCAAATATGGGAGTGTATATGACTATACTTGAATCTAATGATAAGGTATTAGGTATGGACTTAGCACATGGTGGACACTTAACACACGGACATCCACTTAACTTCTCAGGTAAAGACTATGAGTTTATAAGTTATGGTGTTGACAAGGAAACAGAGCAGATTGATTATGAAGAGGTAAGAAGGATTGCAATAGAACATAAACCGAAGCTAATTGTGGCGGGTGCAAGTGCATATCCAAGAGAAATCGATTTTAAAAAGTTTCGTGAAATAGCTGATGAGATCTCTGCTTACCTAATGGTTGATATGGCTCATATTGCAGGTCTTGTTGCAGCGGGACTTCATAACAATCCTGTACCTTATGCAGACTTTGTAACGTCAACTACTCATAAAACCTTACGTGGACCACGGGGAGGTATAATTCTTTGTAAGAAAGAATACGCAAAGGCACTCGACCGTTCTGTGTTTCCAGGAATGCAAGGTGGACCTTTAATGCATGTTATTGCAGGTAAGGCAGCAGCGTTCTATGAGGCGTTACAGCCCGAGTTCAAAACGTATATGAAAGCTGTTAGCGAAAATGCATCCCGTTTAGCTGAGAAATTAGCGGATAAAGGCTTTAGAATAATATCAGGTGGAACAGATAATCATATGATTTTAGTTGATGTTAAAACAAGTTTAAGTGTAACAGGTAAAGAGGCTGAGGCCTTACTTGACCATGTAGGGATTACTAGTAATAAAAATATGATTCCTTTTGATGAGGAAAAGCCGTTTGTAACTAGTGGAATAAGGTTAGGAACACCTGCTATTACAACTAGAGGTTTACAACTAGAGGATATGGACACCATTGCAGAGATCATTTATGAAACAATAAAGTATAAAGATGATCAAGAAAAACTCGCTTCTTTAGGGGCCCGTGTAACTGACTTAACAAGTAAATATCCACTGTACTAA
- the rpiB gene encoding ribose 5-phosphate isomerase B produces MVIAVGSDHGGFNLKESIKQMLTEMEIEFKDFGPLECKSVDYPDYAIPVAEAVSKGEFERGILICGTGIGMSIAANKVKGIRAALVSDIYSAKITREHNNSNVLCIGERVTGPQIALEIVKAWIHAEFEGGRHDRRVNKVVEYEK; encoded by the coding sequence ATGGTAATAGCAGTAGGGTCCGATCATGGTGGATTTAACCTGAAGGAATCAATAAAACAAATGTTAACAGAAATGGAAATTGAATTTAAAGATTTTGGACCTCTAGAATGCAAGAGTGTTGATTACCCAGATTATGCAATACCTGTAGCAGAAGCAGTTTCAAAAGGGGAATTTGAACGCGGGATTTTAATCTGCGGTACAGGTATTGGAATGTCTATTGCTGCAAATAAAGTTAAGGGGATAAGAGCAGCATTAGTCAGTGACATTTACTCTGCAAAAATTACGAGAGAACACAACAACAGTAATGTGCTATGTATAGGTGAACGAGTAACAGGACCACAAATAGCATTAGAGATTGTGAAGGCATGGATTCATGCTGAGTTTGAGGGCGGTCGTCATGATCGTAGAGTAAATAAGGTTGTCGAATACGAGAAGTAG